A stretch of the Athene noctua chromosome 35, bAthNoc1.hap1.1, whole genome shotgun sequence genome encodes the following:
- the LOC141972729 gene encoding galectin-5-like: MGRFTVALRCAGGEIALHLNARFNPGVTLGCNAVLGGLWGDEEFCTPPPCGLHPGGALEILINAQECGYQVAVNGQHALEFLHRLPLASVQALDVTGDVTLTSVTFTLYTPVTISNPSIPLHVALSKGPSGLIQTITIVGTVHPNADRFHANLWSSSLGDVVLHVNPRLRESVLVCNTRRCGCWGPEERHTAGAMPFQRGQPFQLEIRPQIQAFALWVNGRHVCDYHHRLPPTSIDQLEVTGDVTLACVKC, translated from the exons ATGGGGAG GTTCACGGTGGCCCTGCGCTGCGCGGGGGGCGAAATCGCCCTCCACCTGAATGCCCGTTTCAACCCGGGGGTCACCCTGGGCTGCAAcgcggtgctgggggggctgtggggggacgAGGAGTTCTGCACCCCCCCGCCCTGCGGCCTCCACCCCGGGGGGGCCCTCGAGATCCTCATCAACGCCCAGGAGTGCGGCTACCAg GTGGCAGTGAACGGGCAGCATGCGCTGGAATTCCTGCACCGCCTGCCCCTCGCCAGCGTCCAGGCCCTCGATGTCACTGGAGACGTCACCCTCACCAGTGTCACCTTCACC CTCTACACACCGGTGACCATCAGCAACCCG AGCATCCCCCTCCACGTGGCGCTGAGCAAGGGGCCCTCGGGCCTCATCCAGACCATCACCATCGTGGGCACCGTCCACCCCAACGCTGACAG GTTCCACGCCAACCTGTGGAGCAGCAGCTTGGGGGACGTGGTGCTGCACGTCAACCCCCGCCTGCGTGAGTCCGTGCTGGTGTGCAACACCCGGCGCTGCGGGTGCTGGGGCCCCGAGGAGCGGCACACGGCGGGCGCCATGCCCTTCCAGCGCGGGCAGCCCTTCCAG CTGGAGATCCGGCCGCAGATCCAGGCCTTTGCCCTGTGGGTGAACGGGCGCCATGTCTGTGACTACCACCACCGCCTGCCGCCCACCTCCATCGACCAGCTGGAGGTGACCGGGGACGTCACCCTCGCCTGCGTCAAGTGCTGA